A single Lemur catta isolate mLemCat1 chromosome 20, mLemCat1.pri, whole genome shotgun sequence DNA region contains:
- the CMTR2 gene encoding cap-specific mRNA (nucleoside-2'-O-)-methyltransferase 2: MSKCRKPPVQQLASLETFSPDVLADIFELFAKNFSYGKPLDDEWQLPDPSEIFACDHTEFNAFLDLKHSLNEVKNLLSDKKLDEWHEHTAFTNKAGKIISHVRKSMNAELCTQAWCKFHEILCSFPLIPQEAFQNGKLNSLHLCEAPGAFIASLNHYLKSHRFPCDWSWVANTLNPYHEANDNLTMIMDDRLIANTLHCWYFGPDNTGDIMTQKYLSGLQNFVSSIATIHLITADGSFDCQGNPGEQEALVSSLHYCEVVTALTTLGNGGSFVLKMFTLFEHCSINLMYLLNCSFDQVHVFKPATSKAGNSEVYVICLHYKGREAIRPLLSKMVLNFGTEMTRKALFPHHVIPESFLKRHEECCAFFHKYQLETISENIRLFQCMGKGEQTKLNNLRDCAVQYFMQKFQLKPLARNNWLVKKSNIGCSTNTKWFGQRNRYFKTYNERKMLETLSWKDKVAKGYFNVWAEEHGVYHPGQSSLLEGTASNLECHLWHVLEGKKLPKVKCSPFCDGEILKTLNEVIEKSLGGALNLDSKYRPKQYYCSCHVFSEELIFSELFSLTKCLQDEQGVEPGNPIKCLLVGLPTLHDTKMHVPLEVQLLESAELLTFSCSLLHDGDPTYQHLFLDCLLRSLQQLHTGDVMILPVLSCFTRFMAGLIFVLHSCFRFITFSCPTSSEPLRTCAVLICVGYKDLPNPVFQYLQNVNELLSALLNSDTPQQVLQFVPMEVLLNGALLDFLWDLNAAIAKRHLHLIIQGEREEIVSSLQLRN, from the coding sequence ATGAGTAAGTGCAGAAAGCCACCAGTTCAGCAGCTAGCAAGTCTTGAGACATTCAGCCCAGATGTTCTTGCTGACATTTTTGAACTCTTTGCCAAGAATTTTTCTTATGGCAAGCCACTTGATGATGAGTGGCAGTTACCAGATCCCAGTGAGATTTTCGCCTGTGACCACACAGAATTTAATGCCTTTCTTGATTTGAAGCACTCCCTAAATGAAGTAAAAAACCTACTGAGTGATAAGAAATTGGATGAGTGGCATGAGCACACTGCTTTCACTAATAAAGCAGGAAAAATCATTTCCCATGTTAGAAAATCTATGAATGCTGAACTTTGTACTCAAGCATGGTGTAAGTTCCATGAGATTTTGTGTAGCTTTCCACTGATTCCACAGGAAGCTTTTCAGAATGGAAAACTGAATTCGCTACACCTTTGTGAAGCTCCTGGAGCTTTTATAGCTAGTCTCAATCACTACTTAAAATCCCATAGGTTCCCTTGTGATTGGAGTTGGGTAGCTAATACTCTGAATCCCTACCATGAAGCCAATGACAATCTGACCATGATTATGGATGACCGGCTTATTGCAAATACCTTGCATTGCTGGTACTTTGGTCCAGATAACACCGGTGATATCATGACCCAGAAATACCTGAGTGGACTTCAGAATTTCGTAAGCAGCATAGCTACCATTCACTTGATCACTGCAGATGGGAGTTTTGATTGCCAAGGAAACCCAGGTGAACAAGAAGCTTTAGTCTCTTCTCTGCATTACTGTGAAGTTGTCACTGCTCTGACCACTCTTGGAAATGGTGGCTCTTTTGTTCTGAAGATGTTTACTTTGTTTGAACATTGTTCCATAAACCTGATGTACCTGCTAAACTGTTCCTTTGACCAAGTCCATGTTTTCAAACCTGCTACGAGCAAGGCGGGAAACTCAGAAGTCTATGTGATATGTCTTCACTATAAGGGAAGAGAGGCCATCCGGCCTCTGTTATCTAAGATGGTGCTGAATTTTGGGACTGAAATGACCAGGAAAGCCCTCTTTCCCCATCATGTGATTCCTGAATCTTTTCTTAAAAGACACGAAGAATGTTGTGCGTTCTTTCATAAATACCAGCTAGAGACTATTTCTGAGAACATTCGTTTGTTTCAGTGCATGGGGAAAGGGGAACAAACAAAGCTGAATAATTTGAGGGATTGTGCTGTacaatatttcatgcaaaaatTTCAACTGAAGCCTCTTGCCAGAAATAATTGGCTagtaaaaaagtcaaatattggTTGTAGTACAAATACAAAATGGTTTGGGCAGAGgaacagatattttaaaacctaTAATGAAAGGAAGATGCTGGAAACCCTTTCATGGAAAGATAAAGTAGCCAAAGGATACTTTAATGTTTGGGCTGAAGAGCATGGTGTATATCATCCTGGGCAAAGTTCTCTTTTAGAAGGGACAGCTTCCAATCTTGAGTGTCACTTATGGCATGTTTTAGAGGGAAAGAAACTGCCAAAGGTAAAGTGTTCTCCCTTCTGCGatggtgaaattttaaagacTCTTAATGAAGTCATTGAAAAGTCATTAGGAGGAGCTTTGAATTTGGATTCTAAGTATAGGCCAAAACAATATTATTGTTCTTGTCATGTTTTTTCTGAAGAACTGATATTTTCTGAGTTGTTTAGCCTTACCAAGTGCCTTCAGGATGAGCAGGGTGTAGAACCCGGCAACCCAATAAAGTGCCTCCTTGTGGGTTTGCCGACTCTCCATGATACCAAAATGCATGTACCATTGGAAGTTCAACTCCTGGAATCAGCTGAACTCCTGACTTTTAGCTGTTCATTGCTTCATGATGGAGACCCAACTTACCAGCATTTATTTTTAGACTGCCTTCTACGTTCATTGCAACAGCTTCATACAGGAGATGTTATGATTTTGCCTGTACTTTCTTGTTTCACAAGAtttatggctggtttgatctttgTTCTCCACAGTTGTTTTAGATTCATCACATTTTCTTGTCCCACATCCTCTGAGCCCCTGAGGACCTGTGCAGTCCTGATATGTGTGGGTTACAAGGACCTTCCAAATCCAGTTTTCCAGTATCTGCAGAATGTGAATGAACTTTTGAGCGCTTTGCTTAACTCTGACACACCCCAGCAGGTTTTGCAGTTTGTGCCGATGGAGGTGCTCCTTAATGGGGCACTACTGGACTTTTTGTGGGATTTGAATGCTGCCATTGCTAAAAGGCATTTGCATTTGATTattcagggagagagagaagaaattgtCAGCAGCCTTCAGTTACGAAATTGA